A portion of the Anabas testudineus chromosome 22, fAnaTes1.2, whole genome shotgun sequence genome contains these proteins:
- the june gene encoding junE proto-oncogene, AP-1 transcription factor subunit: METPFYHDDSPAVPGYSSIAEYERYPGNKMLLSKKSMSVLSSHHFPSGGGGAAAGGRGGNPSNLGLAGNSSLMSSAASSAVSSADINLLKLGSPDLEHLIIQSNQGLVTTSPVSNATNPFIYRSQATNEQEGFADGFVKALADLHKQNQLVGGGPMSPTSSSSVSLQASYQRNLMSGGDMPVYTNLSSYNAGQMPYSGGQIAYSAGSGHGNNGAHQSHTRGLDAPQTVPEVPHPPGDPMSPPSLSPIDLETQERIKAERKKLRNRIAASKCRKRKLERISRLEEKVKVLKSQNSDLASTATMLREQVAQLKQKVMSHVTNGCQIAVGSAPASKSGGGGGGTGSEDSSC, encoded by the coding sequence ATGGAGACTCCCTTTTACCACGATGACTCTCCCGCCGTCCCCGGCTACAGCTCTATCGCTGAATACGAGCGTTACCCAGGAAACAAGATGCTGTTGAGTAAGAAGTCCATGTCAGTGCTGAGCAGTCATCACTTCCCCAGTGGTGGCGGTGgggcagcagcaggagggaggGGCGGGAACCCCAGCAACCTGGGTCTTGCTGGCAACAGCTCCCTGATGTCATCAGCTGCATCCTCAGCAGTGTCTTCAGCGGACATAAACCTACTGAAGCTGGGGTCCCCTGACCTGGAGCACCTGATTATCCAGTCCAATCAGGGATTGGTCACCACAAGCCCTGTGTCCAACGCCACTAACCCCTTCATCTACCGCAGTCAGGCAACCAATGAGCAAGAAGGATTCGCTGACGGTTTTGTAAAAGCACTGGCAGACCTTCACAAGCAGAACCAGCTGGTGGGAGGTGGCCCCATGTCCCCaacctcatcctcctctgtctctctgcaggcaTCCTACCAGAGGAACCTGATGTCAGGTGGAGACATGCCTGTGTATACCAACCTCAGCAGCTACAATGCGGGCCAGATGCCATATTCTGGAGGGCAAATCGCATATAGTGCTGGCTCAGGACATGGCAACAATGGAGCCCATCAGTCACACACCCGAGGCCTGGATGCCCCTCAGACAGTTCCTGAAGTGCCTCATCCACCAGGCGATCCCATGTCACCGCCTTCTCTCTCCCCAATTGACCTGGAGACACAGGAGCGAATCAAAGCAGAACGCAAGAAGCTTCGCAACCGCATCGCTGCATCCAAGTGTCGCAAGCGGAAGCTGGAGCGGATCTCACGACtggaggagaaggtgaaggTTCTCAAGAGCCAGAACTCAGACCTGGCCTCCACCGCCACCATGCTAAGGGAGCAGGTCGCTCAGCTTAAACAGAAAGTCATGAGTCATGTCACTAACGGCTGCCAGATAGCAGTCGGATCAGCTCCCGCCAGCAAGTCcgggggaggtggagggggcaCTGGCAGTGAGGACTCCAGCTGCTGA